In Microbacterium enclense, one genomic interval encodes:
- the ffh gene encoding signal recognition particle protein, translated as MATFGTLSDRLTETFRNLRKKGQLTPADVDGTVREIRRALLDADVALPVVKEFTAAVRERALGDEVNRALNPAQQVVQIVNDELIGILGGQQRRLQFAKNPPTVIMLAGLQGSGKTTFAGKLAKMLEKDGHTPLLVACDLQRPNAVNQLQVVAERAGAAIYAPEPGNGVGDPVKVARDGVAYATRQQHDIVIIDTAGRLGVDAELMQQASDIRTATQPDEVLFVIDAMIGQDAVNTAKAFQDGVDFTGVVLSKLDGDARGGAALSVASVTGRPIIFASTGEGLDDVEPFHPDRMASRILDLGDILTLIEQAQSAFDEAEAMKVAEKLATETFTLEDFLEQMQQMKKMGSMKKMLGMLPGMGNMKQQLEDFDEREIDRTEAIIRSMTPGERRNPKVLNGSRRLRIARGSGMTVTDVNQLVQRFEQAAKMMKTVARGGVPNIPGMGPVGGKPGASSKRGKQQKAKGSRSGNPAKRAAENAGIAASATPTGSGFGLGGQKAPTEADLAELQKMLGRG; from the coding sequence ATGGCGACTTTCGGCACCCTCTCCGACCGGCTCACAGAGACCTTCCGCAACCTCCGGAAGAAGGGCCAGCTCACCCCCGCCGACGTCGACGGGACGGTCCGCGAGATCCGCCGCGCGCTGCTCGACGCCGACGTCGCGCTGCCGGTGGTCAAGGAGTTCACCGCCGCGGTGCGCGAGCGCGCCCTCGGCGACGAGGTGAACCGCGCGCTGAACCCCGCGCAGCAGGTCGTGCAGATCGTCAACGACGAGCTCATCGGCATCCTCGGCGGTCAGCAGCGTCGCCTGCAGTTCGCCAAGAACCCCCCGACGGTCATCATGCTCGCCGGTCTCCAGGGCTCGGGAAAGACGACTTTCGCCGGCAAACTCGCGAAGATGCTGGAGAAGGACGGCCACACACCGCTTCTCGTCGCGTGCGACCTTCAGCGTCCCAACGCCGTCAACCAGCTCCAGGTCGTCGCCGAGCGCGCGGGAGCAGCGATCTACGCCCCGGAACCCGGCAACGGCGTCGGCGACCCGGTGAAGGTCGCTCGTGACGGAGTCGCCTACGCGACGCGTCAGCAGCACGACATCGTCATCATCGACACCGCCGGCCGTCTCGGCGTCGACGCGGAGCTGATGCAGCAGGCGTCCGACATCCGCACGGCGACGCAGCCCGACGAGGTGCTGTTCGTCATCGACGCGATGATCGGTCAGGATGCGGTGAACACCGCCAAGGCGTTCCAGGACGGCGTCGATTTCACCGGTGTCGTGCTGTCCAAGCTCGACGGCGACGCGCGCGGTGGCGCCGCTCTCTCGGTCGCGTCGGTGACCGGGCGACCCATCATCTTCGCGTCGACCGGTGAGGGTCTCGACGACGTCGAGCCCTTCCACCCCGACCGCATGGCATCCCGCATCCTCGACCTCGGTGACATCCTCACCCTGATCGAGCAGGCGCAGTCGGCCTTCGACGAGGCCGAGGCGATGAAGGTCGCCGAGAAGCTCGCGACCGAGACCTTCACGCTCGAGGACTTCCTCGAGCAGATGCAGCAGATGAAGAAGATGGGCTCCATGAAGAAGATGCTCGGGATGCTCCCGGGCATGGGAAACATGAAGCAACAGCTCGAGGACTTCGACGAGCGCGAGATCGACCGAACGGAGGCGATCATCCGTTCGATGACTCCGGGGGAGCGTCGCAACCCCAAGGTCCTCAACGGTTCCCGACGTCTGCGTATCGCGCGGGGCTCGGGCATGACCGTGACCGACGTCAACCAGCTGGTCCAGCGCTTCGAGCAGGCCGCGAAGATGATGAAAACCGTCGCGCGCGGTGGAGTGCCCAACATCCCCGGCATGGGGCCGGTGGGCGGCAAGCCCGGCGCGTCCTCCAAGCGCGGCAAGCAGCAGAAGGCGAAGGGCTCTCGCTCAGGAAACCCGGCCAAGCGTGCGGCGGAGAACGCGGGCATCGCGGCATCCGCCACTCCGACCGGGTCCGGTTTCGGCTTGGGCGGTCAGAAGGCGCCGACCGAGGCCGACCTCGCGGAGCTGCAGAAGATGCTCGGTCGCGGCTGA
- a CDS encoding SGNH/GDSL hydrolase family protein, translating to MTTVRARFRTTSVALVVGLAVTLTACAPEPTASQPDLTFAVESPAPAPSSSTPPRLRVVTVGDSLMSGAGLDLGEAWPDLMASRSHLALTNLACGGMGFVVEGECGTAYAGFAPAVAALQPELLIVESSSNDFWQDSDDIRSATAATVDELHEAAPTAQIVGLSTIWNDDPDVPDDTAVTSDALHDAIDEVGGTYIDVGQPLVGHPEWLQDDDVHPTARGQKAIEQTIVSALQDAGVLP from the coding sequence ATGACCACCGTGCGCGCCCGCTTCCGGACAACGTCGGTCGCGCTGGTAGTGGGCCTGGCCGTGACGTTGACCGCGTGCGCGCCCGAACCGACCGCCTCGCAGCCGGACTTGACCTTCGCCGTCGAGTCACCGGCCCCCGCGCCCAGCTCGTCGACTCCCCCGCGTCTGCGGGTCGTGACGGTGGGTGATTCGCTCATGTCGGGGGCGGGTCTGGATCTCGGAGAAGCCTGGCCCGACCTCATGGCATCCCGATCCCACCTCGCGCTGACGAACCTCGCGTGCGGCGGGATGGGCTTCGTCGTCGAGGGCGAATGCGGAACGGCGTACGCAGGATTCGCCCCCGCTGTCGCCGCGCTGCAGCCCGAACTGTTGATCGTGGAGTCGTCGAGCAACGATTTCTGGCAGGACTCCGACGACATCCGGTCCGCGACCGCCGCCACGGTCGACGAGCTGCACGAGGCCGCGCCGACGGCGCAGATCGTGGGCCTGAGCACCATCTGGAACGACGACCCCGACGTCCCCGATGACACGGCGGTCACCTCCGACGCTCTGCATGACGCGATCGACGAGGTGGGCGGAACGTACATCGATGTGGGCCAGCCCCTCGTCGGCCACCCGGAGTGGCTCCAGGACGACGACGTGCACCCCACCGCGCGCGGCCAGAAGGCGATCGAGCAGACGATCGTATCGGCGCTGCAGGACGCCGGTGTGCTGCCCTGA
- a CDS encoding glutamate--cysteine ligase, whose translation MTLQFASSTRSSVGLEWELMLADRATGDLVPRAPEILDLVEERTALERFTVTGELLTNTVEVTSGVGSTVAEAVDDIADAIGALREETEPRGIELLCAGSHPFAQWFDQQVTDKTRYRTLIDRTQWWGRNMMIWGVHVHVGVDDVDKVLPIVNALTVYLPHLQALSASSPFWAGERTGYVSNRSLVFQQLPTAGLPWQLETWEQFESYLDDMVRTGVMADASEVRWDIRPAPRWGTVEIRACDGMSTLPELAAVAALAQTLVEHFSRLLDEGKDLPGVPPWFARENKWRAARYGLDARVIVDRQGTQRHVVEHLQETMEQIADIALELKCAREFAGLETILSTGGSSARQIAIAEAADGDLREVVQHLIREFRAGPTLREHLAALRV comes from the coding sequence ATGACCCTGCAGTTCGCTTCATCGACGCGCTCGTCCGTGGGGCTGGAGTGGGAGCTCATGCTCGCCGACCGCGCTACCGGCGACCTCGTCCCGCGTGCTCCCGAGATCCTCGACCTCGTGGAAGAGCGCACGGCGTTGGAGCGCTTCACGGTCACCGGTGAGCTGCTGACCAACACCGTCGAGGTCACCAGCGGGGTGGGGTCCACGGTGGCCGAGGCGGTCGACGACATCGCAGACGCCATTGGCGCCCTGCGCGAGGAGACCGAGCCGCGCGGCATCGAGCTGCTCTGCGCCGGGAGCCACCCGTTCGCCCAGTGGTTCGACCAGCAGGTCACCGACAAGACCCGGTACCGCACGCTCATCGATCGCACCCAGTGGTGGGGGCGCAACATGATGATCTGGGGTGTGCACGTCCACGTCGGTGTCGACGACGTCGACAAAGTCCTGCCCATCGTCAACGCGTTGACCGTCTATCTCCCCCATCTCCAGGCGCTTTCGGCATCCAGCCCCTTCTGGGCCGGGGAGCGGACCGGATACGTCTCGAATCGCTCCCTGGTCTTTCAGCAGCTGCCCACCGCCGGACTGCCATGGCAGCTGGAGACCTGGGAGCAGTTCGAGTCCTACCTCGATGACATGGTCCGCACGGGCGTGATGGCGGATGCCAGTGAGGTGAGGTGGGACATCCGTCCGGCACCGCGCTGGGGCACGGTGGAGATCCGTGCGTGCGACGGGATGTCGACGCTCCCCGAACTCGCCGCGGTCGCGGCTCTCGCGCAGACCCTCGTCGAGCACTTCTCGCGACTTCTCGACGAGGGCAAGGACCTTCCCGGCGTCCCGCCGTGGTTCGCGCGCGAGAACAAGTGGCGCGCCGCCCGCTACGGCCTCGACGCGCGCGTGATCGTCGACCGCCAGGGCACCCAGCGTCACGTCGTGGAACACCTCCAGGAGACGATGGAGCAGATCGCCGACATCGCCCTCGAACTGAAGTGCGCGCGCGAGTTCGCCGGGCTCGAGACGATCCTCTCGACAGGTGGCAGCTCAGCCCGTCAGATCGCCATCGCCGAAGCCGCGGACGGCGATCTTCGTGAGGTGGTCCAGCACCTCATCCGGGAGTTCCGCGCGGGGCCGACCCTGCGTGAGCACCTCGCCGCGCTGCGTGTCTGA